In the Danaus plexippus chromosome 4, MEX_DaPlex, whole genome shotgun sequence genome, one interval contains:
- the LOC116768852 gene encoding ribonuclease Oy, with translation MSELKAIFILFTTFIIHFAVPTVNAGSDFDLLIFTQQWPATACKEWKKHNPSHTCSMPKNSETWTIHGIWPTKMGMIGPAFCNRTWFFDPEKIRPIEEELLQKWPNIYGGTSEYALWSHEWAKHGTCAAILKPLNSELNYFQNGLEFLKTFTMTDILEKNSIVPSNTEKYTVADIHDAIKQRVNKNPVIECKVEEGGDNYISEIRICFTKELQLTDCDGVVTQKYGYGGILTNCHSTRGIIYPQYKKYIWYVELYKLLTWLQWFTL, from the exons atgtcggaacttaaagctatttttattttattcaccacatttat TATTCATTTTGCAGTGCCAACCGTTAACGCGGGATCTGATTTCGATTTGCTCATTTTCACACAACAATGGCCTGCAACAGCTTGCAAAGAATGGAAGAAGCATAATCCTTCCCACACATGCTCAATGCCAAAAAATTCCGAGACCTGGACTATACACGGCATTTGGCCCACAAAAATGGGAATGATCGGACCAGCCTTCTGTAATAGGACGTGGTTTTTCGATCCCGAAAAGATAAGGCCTATTGAAGAAgagttattacaaaaatggCCAAACATTTATGGAG GTACTTCAGAATATGCTCTCTGGTCTCATGAATGGGCCAAACATGGCACCTGTGCTGCCATCCTCAAACCTCTCAATTctgaactaaattattttcaaaatggcCTAGAATTCCTCAAAACATTCACAATGACCGACATACttgaaaaaaatagtattgtgCCATCAAATACTGAAAAATACACAGTTGCTGATATACACGACGCAATCAAACAgagagtaaataaaaatcccgTAATAGAGTGCAAGGTAGAGGAAGGAGGGGACAACTATATATCTGAGATCAGGATTTGCTTCACAAAAGAGCTCCAACTGACAGACTGCGATGGAGTCGTAACTCAGAAATATGGATATGGAGGTATACTTACAAATTGTCATTCTACAAGGGGTATAATTTACCCAcagtataagaaatatatatggtaTGTGGAATTGTACAAGCTGTTAACTTGGTTACAATGGTTCACTTTGTAG